A section of the Streptomyces sp. CG1 genome encodes:
- a CDS encoding sensor histidine kinase, producing the protein MRWALVKVCLAVTTMVVVAFAVPLGLVVKEMARDRAFSNAEREAAAVAPALSITTDRDKLERVVASAGADSGMAVHLPAGDGRSALDLGRQRAAGRDIQAVRKLGRASTTTVAGGSTLLQPVALGSGDIAVVEVYVPESEVTNGVGTAWAVLAAVGLGLILGSVAVADRLGVRMVRPAQRLVRGAHELGEGRLGARVPEDGPTELRLAAVAFNSMADQVVQLLANERELAADLSHRLRTPLTVLRLNTASLGAGPAADQTRAAVAQLEREVDTIIRTAREAKPQTVAAGPGAGCDAAEVVRARMEFWSALAEDEGRKWRVAGVERPVRIPVARADLAASLDALLGNVFRHTAEGTAFAVDVHNGEDAVIVLVSDAGPGIPDPDAAMARGRGSGSAGSTGLGLDIVRRLAESTGGDVRIGASVLGGAEVRIWFQLDGRKPVGRGHRGPVRRRRSGKAVATGLDH; encoded by the coding sequence ATGAGGTGGGCTCTGGTCAAGGTCTGCCTCGCGGTCACCACGATGGTCGTGGTCGCCTTCGCCGTGCCGCTCGGCCTGGTCGTCAAGGAGATGGCCCGCGACCGCGCGTTCTCGAACGCCGAGCGGGAGGCCGCCGCGGTGGCGCCCGCGCTGTCCATCACCACCGACCGGGACAAACTGGAGCGGGTCGTGGCCTCCGCCGGCGCCGACTCCGGGATGGCCGTGCATCTGCCCGCCGGTGACGGCCGGTCCGCGCTCGACCTCGGCCGGCAGCGTGCCGCCGGCCGCGACATCCAGGCCGTGCGGAAACTGGGCCGGGCCTCCACGACCACCGTGGCCGGCGGATCGACCCTGCTCCAGCCGGTCGCGCTCGGCTCCGGCGACATCGCGGTCGTCGAGGTCTACGTCCCCGAGTCCGAGGTGACCAACGGCGTCGGCACGGCCTGGGCGGTCCTCGCGGCCGTCGGCCTCGGGCTGATCCTCGGCTCGGTCGCGGTCGCCGACCGGCTCGGGGTGCGCATGGTGCGGCCCGCCCAGCGGCTGGTCCGGGGCGCGCACGAACTGGGCGAGGGCAGGTTGGGCGCCCGGGTGCCGGAGGACGGCCCGACCGAACTGCGGCTCGCGGCCGTGGCGTTCAACTCCATGGCCGACCAGGTCGTCCAGCTCCTTGCGAACGAGAGAGAGCTGGCCGCGGACCTCTCCCACCGGCTGCGCACCCCGCTGACCGTGCTCCGGCTGAACACGGCCTCCCTCGGCGCCGGTCCGGCCGCCGACCAGACCCGGGCCGCCGTCGCCCAGCTGGAGCGCGAGGTCGACACCATCATCCGCACCGCCCGGGAGGCCAAGCCGCAGACGGTCGCGGCCGGGCCCGGTGCCGGGTGCGACGCGGCGGAAGTGGTCCGTGCGCGCATGGAGTTCTGGTCCGCGCTCGCCGAGGACGAGGGCCGTAAATGGCGGGTGGCCGGTGTCGAGCGGCCGGTGCGGATACCCGTGGCCCGCGCCGATCTGGCCGCGTCCCTGGACGCCCTGCTCGGCAATGTCTTCCGGCACACCGCCGAGGGCACCGCCTTCGCGGTCGACGTGCACAATGGCGAGGACGCGGTGATCGTGCTGGTCTCGGACGCGGGCCCCGGCATACCCGACCCGGACGCGGCGATGGCCCGTGGCCGCGGCTCCGGGAGCGCCGGTTCGACCGGTCTCGGCCTGGACATCGTGCGCCGGCTCGCCGAGTCCACCGGCGGTGACGTCCGCATCGGCGCCTCGGTGCTCGGTGGTGCGGAGGTGCGGATCTGGTTCCAGCTGGACGGGCGCAAGCCGGTCGGGCGCGGGCACCGGGGGCCGGTGCGAAGACGCAGATCGGGCAAAGCGGTCGCGACTGGTCTCGACCATTAA
- a CDS encoding response regulator transcription factor: protein MASVLVVEDDQFVRSALIRHLTDAAHTVRSVGTALEALREVAHFPFDVVILDLGLPDLDGSEALKMLRGITDVPVIIATARDDETEIVRLLNAGADDYLTKPFSVDHLSARIAAVLRRTRSVGAEAAPSSVLRVGGLTVDPLRRQAELDGARLDLTRREFDLLAFLAGRPGVVVPRKELLAEVWQQSYGDDQTIDVHLSWLRRKLGETAARPRYLHTLRGVGVKLEPPLDGEPVR, encoded by the coding sequence ATGGCAAGTGTGCTCGTGGTCGAGGACGACCAGTTCGTACGCTCGGCGCTCATCCGGCATCTGACCGACGCCGCACACACCGTGCGCAGCGTCGGTACGGCACTGGAGGCGCTGCGCGAGGTCGCCCATTTCCCTTTCGACGTGGTCATCCTGGACCTCGGACTGCCGGACCTGGACGGCTCCGAGGCGCTGAAGATGCTCCGCGGCATCACCGACGTGCCCGTCATCATCGCCACCGCGCGGGACGACGAGACGGAGATCGTCCGGCTGCTCAACGCCGGTGCGGACGACTACCTGACCAAGCCGTTCTCCGTCGACCACCTCTCCGCGCGGATCGCGGCCGTGCTGCGCAGGACCCGCTCCGTGGGCGCCGAGGCCGCGCCCTCTTCCGTGCTCCGGGTCGGCGGCCTGACCGTCGACCCGCTGCGTCGCCAGGCCGAGTTGGACGGGGCCCGTCTCGACCTGACCCGGCGCGAGTTCGACCTGCTCGCCTTCCTGGCCGGCCGGCCGGGGGTGGTCGTCCCGCGCAAGGAACTCCTCGCCGAGGTCTGGCAGCAGTCCTACGGCGACGACCAGACCATCGATGTCCATCTGTCCTGGTTGCGCCGGAAATTGGGGGAGACGGCCGCCAGGCCCCGCTATCTGCACACGCTCCGGGGGGTCGGCGTGAAACTGGAGCCGCCCTTGGACGGGGAGCCGGTGCGATGA
- a CDS encoding spermidine synthase — protein sequence MGRSRNTRGRRRGSAAAEAVVEAVDGGLAQLVPDPDRGRAWTLLIDGAPQSHVDLDDPAHLSFEYQRRLGHVIDLVAPPGKPVHAVHLGGGAFTLARYAAHTRPRSTQQVVERDASLVQLVRRELPLDPNARIRVRSADAREGLAKVPDGWADLIIADVFSGARTPAHLTSTEFLDEVRRALKPSGVYAANLADGPPLAHLRGQIATAAARFAELALIADPAVLRGKRFGNAILVACDAPLPLAELTRRAASDPHPARVEHGKPLTDFTGGATPVTDVAAVASPAPPPSVFR from the coding sequence ATGGGCAGGTCCAGGAACACCCGGGGCAGGCGGCGCGGATCGGCCGCCGCCGAAGCCGTCGTGGAGGCGGTCGACGGCGGGCTCGCACAGCTCGTGCCCGACCCCGACCGGGGCCGCGCATGGACACTGCTGATCGACGGCGCGCCCCAGTCGCACGTCGACCTGGACGACCCCGCCCATCTCTCCTTCGAGTATCAGCGCCGCCTCGGCCATGTCATCGACCTCGTCGCTCCGCCCGGCAAGCCCGTGCACGCCGTGCACCTCGGCGGTGGCGCGTTCACCCTCGCCCGGTACGCCGCCCACACCCGCCCCCGCTCCACCCAGCAGGTCGTCGAGCGGGACGCGAGCCTGGTCCAACTGGTCCGCCGGGAGCTGCCGCTGGACCCGAACGCCCGGATCCGGGTGCGCTCGGCGGATGCCCGCGAGGGTCTCGCCAAGGTGCCGGACGGCTGGGCGGACCTGATCATCGCCGATGTCTTCAGCGGTGCCCGCACCCCCGCTCACCTCACCTCCACCGAGTTCCTGGACGAGGTCCGCCGGGCCCTGAAACCGTCCGGGGTCTACGCCGCCAATCTCGCCGACGGCCCGCCGCTTGCCCATCTGCGCGGCCAGATCGCCACCGCGGCCGCCCGGTTCGCCGAACTCGCGCTGATCGCCGACCCGGCCGTACTGCGCGGCAAGCGCTTCGGCAACGCGATCCTCGTGGCCTGCGACGCCCCGCTCCCGCTCGCCGAACTCACCCGCCGCGCCGCCTCCGACCCGCACCCGGCCCGGGTCGAACACGGCAAGCCGCTCACGGACTTCACCGGCGGTGCCACCCCCGTGACGGACGTGGCGGCCGTGGCCTCACCGGCCCCACCGCCCTCGGTGTTCCGCTGA
- a CDS encoding histidine phosphatase family protein, which translates to MAPRILLARHGQTEWSLSGKHTGRTDVPLLEEGRRGAKLLGERLHRAPLDGLPGVEVRTSPLARARETCELAGFGDRAATWDTLMEWDYGAYEGMTPAEIQAVRPGWLIWRDGVPEGESIADVSARADEVVAWARSADRDVLVFAHGHILRSIGARWLGLPLDFAARIRLNPTSLSVLGWAYGEPAIESWNDLGHLAA; encoded by the coding sequence ATGGCACCGCGCATCCTGCTGGCCCGGCACGGACAGACGGAATGGTCACTGTCCGGCAAGCACACCGGCAGGACCGACGTGCCGCTGCTGGAGGAGGGCCGGCGCGGGGCCAAGCTGCTCGGTGAGCGACTGCACCGCGCTCCGCTGGACGGGCTGCCGGGGGTGGAGGTGCGCACCAGTCCGCTGGCACGCGCGCGTGAGACGTGCGAACTGGCCGGCTTCGGCGACCGTGCCGCCACCTGGGACACGCTCATGGAGTGGGACTACGGCGCCTACGAAGGCATGACGCCGGCCGAGATCCAGGCCGTGCGGCCGGGGTGGCTGATCTGGCGGGACGGGGTGCCGGAGGGCGAGAGCATCGCCGACGTCTCCGCGCGTGCGGACGAGGTGGTGGCGTGGGCGAGGTCGGCGGACCGCGACGTGCTGGTCTTCGCCCACGGCCACATTCTTCGCTCCATAGGCGCCCGCTGGCTCGGCCTGCCGCTGGACTTCGCCGCGCGGATACGCCTCAACCCGACCTCGCTGTCCGTGCTGGGCTGGGCCTATGGGGAGCCGGCGATCGAGAGCTGGAACGACTTGGGGCACCTGGCTGCTTGA
- a CDS encoding phosphatase PAP2 family protein has product MPQTETPGTEGAPRTRLRWWTELPLILLVYGCYSAGRLLARGDVHSAVDHGLAILRLEQSLHLDAEHPLNRLFTREPWLGVPADFWYASLHYLVTPVILIWLFRARAEHYRRARTWLMTSTFIGLIGFTLVPTCPPRLLAAGHGFVDTMAHYSSYGWWAGDASAPRGMGGMTNQYAAMPSLHVGWALWCGVMLWRHGGTRLTKILAVVYPLGTALVVMGTANHYLLDAVAGVAVMGVGSLLAPRVMGVLDLLRSRLFPRSTAVAGGTASPIVSGGCQTSAGERIPRQRESQLDAGAEPDASPSDAGEGAPAPAR; this is encoded by the coding sequence ATGCCGCAGACCGAGACACCGGGCACCGAGGGGGCCCCGCGTACCCGGCTGCGGTGGTGGACCGAGCTGCCCCTGATCCTCCTGGTCTACGGCTGTTACTCGGCCGGCCGCCTCCTCGCGCGCGGTGACGTGCACAGCGCCGTCGACCACGGTCTGGCGATCCTGCGCCTCGAGCAGAGTCTGCACCTCGACGCCGAGCACCCGCTCAACCGGCTGTTCACGCGCGAGCCCTGGCTCGGGGTGCCGGCGGACTTCTGGTACGCCTCGCTGCACTACCTGGTCACGCCCGTCATCCTCATATGGCTGTTCCGGGCCCGCGCCGAGCACTACCGGCGGGCCCGCACCTGGCTGATGACCTCCACGTTCATCGGCCTGATCGGCTTCACGCTGGTGCCGACCTGCCCGCCCCGGCTGCTCGCCGCCGGGCACGGTTTCGTGGACACCATGGCGCACTACAGCTCGTACGGCTGGTGGGCCGGTGACGCGAGCGCGCCGCGCGGCATGGGCGGGATGACCAACCAGTACGCGGCGATGCCGAGCCTGCACGTCGGCTGGGCGCTGTGGTGCGGGGTGATGCTGTGGCGGCACGGCGGCACCCGCCTCACGAAGATCCTCGCCGTGGTCTATCCGCTGGGCACCGCGCTCGTGGTCATGGGCACCGCCAACCACTACCTCCTCGACGCGGTCGCGGGTGTCGCCGTGATGGGCGTCGGCTCCCTGCTGGCACCGCGCGTGATGGGGGTGCTGGACCTGCTCCGGTCCCGTCTGTTCCCGCGCAGCACAGCCGTCGCGGGCGGCACCGCTTCCCCGATTGTCAGTGGCGGATGCCAGACTTCCGCGGGTGAGCGAATTCCACGGCAGCGCGAGTCGCAGCTCGACGCCGGGGCCGAACCGGACGCCTCCCCCAGCGACGCGGGAGAAGGGGCTCCGGCGCCGGCTCGCTGA
- a CDS encoding AAA domain-containing protein encodes MTTVDFDPGAAAARATDAILHDTLHGTERGVVVDSPPGAGKSTLVVRAALELADAGRPLMVVAQTNAQVDDLVLRLAEKNPDLPVGRLHSSDTDAYDKALDDLPQVRTSAKAADLNGLPVVLSTAAKWAHVTADEPWRHAIVDEAYQMRSDSLLAVAGLFERALFVGDPGQLDPFAIVGSEQWAGLSYDPSASAVTTLLAHNPGLPQHRLPVSWRLPASAAPLVSDAFYPYTPFRSGTDQGDRRLSFAVPSDGSGPDRVIDEAAESGWGLLELPARHTPRTDPEAVRAVATVVRRLLDREGAATSELPQSPTPLTADRIAVGTAHRDQAAAVRTALAELGVADVTVDTANRLQGREYDVTVVLHPLSGRPDATAFHLETGRLCVLASRHRHACIVVCRAGVGDLLDDYPSTEPVQLGTLVKFPDGWEANHAVLAHLAKHRVNWQP; translated from the coding sequence GTGACCACGGTCGACTTCGATCCCGGAGCCGCTGCCGCCCGCGCCACCGACGCGATCCTCCACGACACGCTGCACGGCACCGAGCGGGGTGTGGTCGTGGACTCCCCGCCGGGTGCCGGCAAGTCGACGCTCGTGGTCCGCGCGGCCCTCGAACTGGCCGACGCGGGACGCCCGTTGATGGTCGTGGCGCAGACGAACGCCCAGGTGGACGACCTCGTCCTGCGGCTCGCCGAGAAGAACCCGGACCTGCCGGTGGGCCGCCTGCACAGCAGTGACACCGACGCCTACGACAAGGCGCTGGACGATCTTCCGCAGGTCCGCACGTCCGCGAAGGCCGCCGATCTGAACGGCCTGCCGGTCGTCCTGTCCACGGCGGCGAAGTGGGCGCATGTGACGGCCGACGAGCCCTGGCGGCACGCGATCGTGGACGAGGCGTACCAGATGCGTTCCGACTCGCTGCTGGCCGTGGCCGGCCTGTTCGAGCGGGCGCTGTTCGTGGGCGACCCCGGTCAGCTGGACCCGTTCGCGATCGTCGGCAGCGAGCAGTGGGCGGGCCTGTCGTACGACCCCTCGGCGTCCGCGGTGACCACCCTGCTGGCCCACAATCCCGGCCTGCCGCAGCACCGCCTCCCGGTCTCCTGGCGGCTGCCCGCCTCGGCGGCGCCGCTGGTCTCCGACGCGTTCTACCCGTACACCCCGTTCCGCAGCGGCACCGACCAAGGCGACCGCCGCCTCTCCTTCGCCGTCCCGTCGGACGGCTCCGGCCCTGACCGGGTGATCGACGAGGCCGCGGAATCCGGCTGGGGCCTGCTGGAGCTGCCCGCCCGGCACACCCCGCGCACGGATCCCGAGGCGGTGCGCGCGGTGGCGACGGTCGTACGCCGCCTGCTGGACCGGGAAGGTGCGGCGACCTCCGAGCTCCCCCAGTCCCCCACTCCCCTCACCGCCGACCGCATCGCCGTCGGCACGGCCCACCGCGACCAGGCCGCGGCGGTCCGCACGGCGCTCGCCGAACTGGGCGTGGCGGACGTCACGGTCGACACCGCGAATCGCCTTCAGGGCCGGGAGTACGACGTCACGGTCGTCCTGCACCCGCTCTCCGGCCGCCCCGACGCCACCGCGTTCCACCTGGAGACCGGCCGCCTGTGCGTCCTGGCCTCCCGCCACCGCCACGCCTGCATCGTCGTCTGCCGCGCCGGCGTCGGCGACCTCCTGGACGACTACCCGTCCACGGAACCGGTCCAGCTGGGCACGCTGGTGAAGTTTCCGGACGGCTGGGAAGCGAACCACGCGGTCCTGGCCCACCTGGCGAAGCACCGGGTGAACTGGCAGCCATGA
- a CDS encoding bifunctional DNA primase/polymerase produces the protein MPPRPSGQPPRVSPSGICRAGKILLPHPPCPVFRQLRRTARSHPVHVSVMSSAPNVTRVTSDGADWLASAGTYPRSTPALWEERPDTPVALPCGTVFDVVSAPTIFGRRMLDRLWDDGPGSGPVAVFRGRVLLFAAPGTAQRLPSLLAWEEWGSHRTEAVPPLLCHGTGDAVTVPAPAGGDTPGESRWLVAPDTRHPWLPGPEVVLWAAVRAARAAVRISIFPPADHDAKVYDVSRRR, from the coding sequence GTGCCACCCCGCCCCTCGGGGCAACCCCCGCGAGTAAGCCCGTCTGGCATATGCCGGGCGGGCAAGATACTCCTCCCCCACCCTCCTTGTCCCGTTTTTCGGCAACTCAGAAGAACTGCCCGCTCACACCCGGTACATGTGAGTGTCATGAGCAGCGCACCGAACGTCACCCGAGTCACCTCCGACGGCGCCGACTGGCTCGCCTCGGCGGGAACGTATCCGCGGAGCACGCCGGCCCTCTGGGAGGAGCGCCCGGACACCCCGGTCGCCCTGCCCTGCGGCACCGTCTTCGACGTGGTGAGCGCGCCGACGATCTTCGGCCGCCGGATGCTGGACCGACTGTGGGACGACGGCCCGGGCTCGGGCCCGGTCGCGGTGTTCCGCGGCCGTGTGCTGCTGTTCGCCGCACCGGGTACGGCCCAGCGGCTGCCCTCGCTGCTGGCGTGGGAGGAATGGGGCTCGCACCGTACGGAGGCGGTACCGCCGCTGCTGTGTCACGGCACGGGCGACGCGGTGACCGTCCCTGCTCCGGCCGGTGGCGACACCCCCGGTGAGTCACGCTGGCTGGTCGCCCCGGACACCCGTCACCCCTGGCTGCCGGGCCCGGAAGTCGTCCTCTGGGCGGCCGTCCGAGCCGCCCGCGCTGCCGTACGGATATCGATTTTTCCTCCCGCCGACCATGATGCTAAGGTCTACGACGTCAGCAGGCGCCGCTAG
- a CDS encoding M6 family metalloprotease domain-containing protein encodes MPKLRSTAAVCTTLSALAATSMLTGRSAAQPYSTIPCALHRTDAHHSEGVDTWNPDYTRPTRPLDAVLIFLSFPDGTPHATPAELTADHFPATSRYFEQASYGRFTLRPHPLRHWLRMPRPSTAYRVKRDWSVEDRAAYLRDAFAAADKEVDFSRYQLVYFVADPDAPGVDSDATKVVNLDTPTHVDGTDIRRVVTVFEKHPPDRLVLAHETGHVFDLPDLYHRPDDGKGDWDTYVGDWDLMGSQFGLSPDLFAWHKWRLGWLDPRQVLCLRGTGSTGLTLEPLEAGPGVPVQGAAGAPAFGLGHGVKLAIVRTGPDSALAFEARGSAGNDRFGCRQGVLVYRIRSGAESGGGPVEVVDAHPHTEACWENSVYPPLADAPVALGESFTVPGEGARVEVEGRTDSGAWTVRITPGVHDD; translated from the coding sequence GTGCCCAAGCTGCGCAGCACCGCCGCCGTGTGCACCACGCTGTCGGCGCTCGCCGCCACGTCGATGCTCACCGGCCGCTCGGCAGCCCAGCCCTACTCCACCATCCCCTGCGCCCTGCACCGCACCGACGCCCACCACTCCGAGGGCGTCGACACCTGGAACCCGGACTACACGCGCCCGACCCGCCCGCTCGACGCCGTGCTGATCTTCCTCTCCTTCCCGGACGGCACCCCGCACGCCACGCCCGCTGAATTGACGGCCGATCACTTCCCTGCCACCAGCCGCTACTTCGAACAGGCCTCCTACGGCAGATTCACCCTCCGCCCGCACCCGTTGCGGCACTGGCTGCGCATGCCCCGGCCGTCCACGGCGTACCGCGTGAAGCGGGACTGGAGTGTGGAGGACCGGGCCGCCTATCTGCGCGACGCGTTCGCCGCCGCCGACAAGGAGGTCGACTTCTCCCGCTACCAGCTCGTGTACTTCGTCGCCGACCCGGACGCGCCCGGCGTCGACTCCGACGCCACGAAGGTCGTGAACCTCGACACACCCACGCACGTGGACGGCACGGACATCCGCCGCGTCGTCACCGTGTTCGAGAAGCACCCGCCCGACCGGCTGGTCCTCGCCCATGAGACCGGGCACGTCTTCGATCTGCCCGACCTTTACCACCGCCCGGACGACGGCAAGGGCGACTGGGACACCTACGTCGGCGACTGGGATCTGATGGGCAGCCAGTTCGGGCTCTCCCCGGACCTGTTCGCCTGGCACAAGTGGCGGCTGGGCTGGCTGGATCCGCGCCAGGTGCTGTGCCTGCGCGGCACGGGGTCGACCGGGCTGACCCTGGAGCCGCTGGAAGCCGGCCCGGGAGTCCCGGTGCAGGGCGCGGCGGGCGCCCCGGCCTTCGGCCTCGGCCACGGTGTGAAGCTGGCGATCGTCCGCACCGGGCCCGACAGCGCGCTGGCCTTCGAGGCGCGCGGCTCGGCCGGGAACGACCGCTTCGGCTGCCGGCAGGGGGTGCTGGTGTACCGGATCAGAAGCGGGGCGGAGTCCGGCGGCGGCCCCGTGGAGGTCGTCGACGCCCACCCGCACACCGAGGCCTGCTGGGAGAACTCGGTCTACCCACCCCTCGCCGACGCCCCGGTCGCCCTCGGCGAAAGCTTCACCGTGCCCGGGGAGGGCGCCCGGGTGGAGGTGGAGGGGAGAACGGATTCCGGGGCGTGGACGGTGCGGATCACGCCGGGGGTGCATGACGACTGA
- a CDS encoding putative bifunctional diguanylate cyclase/phosphodiesterase: MSGTSEGPTPAADLDRSAVTDSDYTTYHRVFATAPLAMAVVDRTGHVTAANAAFGELLGTDPDTLTGRVAADLVDLASDTRSWHAYREVLRGRQARLRCTRRLKHPEGHSVWAQVTVGPLGDGEPAVLLSVTDVSARRELQARLRHLQMHDPVTRLPNRTLFFERLTAALEAESYEQSGTGRIGLCYLDLDGFKAVNDTLGHRVGDRLLAAVAERLGRVADEAGYARAVTPLVARLGGDEFALLVEDSTGTEQLAELAESALRALEDPFDLAGQRLSLTASIGVVERHAAGTTATGLMQAADTTLYWAKADGKARWTLFDPERNAHRMTRQALSSTLRPAIDRGEFALEYQPLVGMEDGRLSGVEALIRWNHPQFGTLTPNRFIGLAEEDGTIVPLGRWALNTACRQARRWQLDHPEEPPIFVSVNVAVRQVWDSDLVADVAETLAETGLAPHLLQLELTESAVMGSAGRPLQALQALSDMGVRIAIDDFGTGYSNLAYLSRLPVSTLKLDGSFVRGFQYEGDARALAPNPADEVVVEAMIQLAHRLGITVTAECVETSAQASRLRRIGCDTGQGWLYSRPVPPDRISELLGAQTYAVGNP, translated from the coding sequence GTGAGCGGAACGTCCGAAGGGCCGACGCCCGCGGCAGACCTCGACCGGTCAGCCGTCACAGACAGTGACTACACCACCTACCACCGTGTCTTCGCGACTGCCCCGCTCGCCATGGCCGTCGTGGATCGCACCGGACACGTCACCGCCGCCAACGCGGCCTTCGGTGAACTGCTCGGCACCGATCCGGACACACTGACCGGGCGGGTCGCCGCCGACCTGGTGGACTTGGCCTCGGACACCCGGAGCTGGCACGCCTACCGCGAGGTCCTGCGCGGCCGGCAGGCCCGGCTGCGCTGCACCCGCCGGCTGAAACACCCCGAGGGGCACTCGGTGTGGGCGCAGGTCACCGTCGGCCCGCTCGGCGACGGGGAGCCCGCAGTGCTGCTGTCCGTCACCGACGTCAGCGCCCGCCGTGAACTCCAGGCGCGGCTGCGGCACTTGCAGATGCACGACCCGGTGACCCGGCTGCCCAATCGCACGCTGTTCTTCGAGCGGCTGACGGCCGCGCTGGAGGCGGAGTCGTACGAGCAGAGCGGCACCGGCCGGATCGGCCTGTGCTATCTGGACCTGGACGGCTTCAAGGCCGTCAACGACACTCTCGGCCACCGCGTCGGCGACCGGCTGCTCGCGGCCGTCGCCGAGCGCCTGGGCCGGGTGGCCGACGAGGCCGGCTACGCCCGCGCCGTCACCCCGCTGGTGGCCCGGCTCGGCGGCGACGAGTTCGCGCTGCTCGTGGAGGACTCCACCGGCACCGAACAGCTTGCCGAGCTGGCCGAGTCGGCGCTCAGGGCCCTGGAGGACCCCTTCGACCTGGCAGGCCAGCGGCTGTCCCTGACGGCGTCGATCGGGGTCGTGGAGCGCCATGCGGCGGGCACGACGGCCACCGGCCTGATGCAGGCGGCCGATACGACGCTGTACTGGGCGAAGGCCGACGGCAAGGCCCGCTGGACCCTGTTCGACCCCGAGCGCAACGCGCACCGGATGACCCGTCAGGCCCTGTCGTCCACTCTGCGCCCCGCCATCGACCGCGGCGAATTCGCGCTCGAATACCAGCCGTTGGTCGGCATGGAGGACGGACGGCTCAGCGGGGTCGAGGCGTTGATCCGCTGGAATCATCCTCAGTTCGGCACACTGACGCCGAATCGGTTCATCGGACTGGCCGAGGAGGACGGCACGATCGTGCCGCTCGGCCGCTGGGCGCTGAACACCGCCTGCCGCCAGGCCCGCCGCTGGCAGCTCGACCACCCCGAGGAGCCGCCCATCTTCGTCAGCGTCAACGTGGCCGTACGGCAGGTGTGGGACTCCGACCTGGTGGCCGACGTGGCGGAGACCCTCGCCGAGACCGGACTCGCCCCGCATCTGCTGCAGCTGGAGCTGACCGAGTCCGCGGTGATGGGCTCGGCCGGACGCCCCCTGCAGGCCCTGCAGGCGCTCAGCGACATGGGCGTCCGCATCGCCATCGACGACTTCGGCACCGGCTACTCCAACCTCGCCTACCTCAGCCGGCTGCCGGTCTCGACCCTCAAACTCGACGGGTCCTTCGTGCGCGGCTTCCAGTACGAGGGCGATGCGCGGGCGCTCGCACCCAACCCGGCGGACGAGGTCGTCGTCGAGGCGATGATCCAGCTCGCGCACCGGCTCGGCATCACCGTCACCGCGGAGTGCGTGGAGACCTCGGCCCAGGCCAGCCGGCTGCGCCGGATCGGCTGCGACACCGGCCAGGGCTGGCTGTACTCCCGCCCGGTACCGCCGGATCGTATCTCCGAACTCCTCGGCGCGCAGACCTACGCGGTCGGCAATCCATAG
- a CDS encoding LLM class flavin-dependent oxidoreductase, with translation MSADEIRGTTHGTAPVPLSVLDLVTVGAGSTAGDALRTSVALSRYAEARGFHRYWVAEHHSMPGVASSSPAVILAHLAAHTDRIRLGSGGVMLPNHAPLVIAEQFGTLEAMAPGRIDLGLGRAPGTDGATAAALRRTDTLGEGADDFPQQLAELTRFLDDDFPDGHPYRRIHAIPGPVQATAPGGVQSPHRPPIWLLGSSGFSARLAGLLGLPFAFAHHFSAQNTIPALDLYRQTFRRSAVLDEPYALIGVSALATDDAREARRQTRAMALNMLRLRTGRPGLFPDPDEAEKHEFSPMEEEFITSWTSNIVHGTADEVRSGLDELQKRTDADELMLVSHAHRGELRLRSYELIADAYGLPTA, from the coding sequence GTGTCGGCAGACGAGATCCGGGGCACGACGCACGGGACCGCCCCCGTCCCCCTCTCCGTACTGGACCTGGTGACCGTCGGCGCGGGCAGTACCGCCGGCGACGCGCTGCGCACCAGCGTGGCGCTGTCCCGGTACGCCGAGGCGCGCGGCTTCCACCGGTACTGGGTCGCCGAGCACCACTCCATGCCCGGCGTCGCCTCCTCCTCGCCCGCGGTGATCCTCGCCCACCTCGCCGCCCACACCGACCGCATCCGGCTCGGCTCGGGCGGCGTCATGCTGCCCAACCACGCCCCGCTGGTGATCGCCGAGCAGTTCGGCACGCTGGAGGCGATGGCGCCGGGCCGGATCGACCTGGGCCTCGGGCGAGCGCCGGGCACGGACGGCGCCACGGCCGCGGCCCTGCGCCGTACCGACACACTGGGCGAGGGCGCCGACGACTTCCCGCAGCAGCTCGCGGAACTCACCCGGTTCCTGGACGACGACTTCCCCGACGGGCATCCGTACCGCCGTATCCACGCGATCCCCGGCCCTGTCCAGGCCACCGCCCCCGGCGGAGTCCAGTCCCCGCACCGGCCGCCGATCTGGCTGCTCGGCTCCTCCGGCTTCAGCGCGCGGCTGGCCGGCCTGCTGGGCCTGCCGTTCGCCTTCGCGCACCACTTCTCCGCGCAGAACACCATCCCGGCCCTGGACCTGTACCGGCAGACCTTCCGCCGGTCGGCGGTCCTCGACGAGCCGTACGCCCTGATCGGCGTCTCCGCCCTCGCCACCGACGACGCGCGAGAGGCCCGCCGCCAGACCCGGGCGATGGCCCTGAACATGCTCCGGCTGCGCACCGGCCGGCCCGGACTCTTCCCCGACCCGGACGAGGCCGAGAAGCACGAGTTCAGCCCGATGGAGGAGGAGTTCATCACCTCCTGGACGTCCAACATCGTGCACGGCACCGCCGACGAGGTCCGCTCCGGCCTGGACGAGCTGCAGAAGCGCACGGACGCCGACGAGTTGATGCTCGTCTCCCACGCCCACCGCGGTGAACTGCGCCTTCGGTCCTACGAGTTGATCGCGGACGCCTATGGATTGCCGACCGCGTAG